From the Natrarchaeobaculum aegyptiacum genome, one window contains:
- a CDS encoding uracil-DNA glycosylase, with protein MDEECRNCPALCETRTQVVHGYGDVTADFCVVVERPSRGADEVGVPLAEPQSSDGGETDAGTTLRRLLERLALCDATTPPERPELENVYVTMLTRCRHPERPPTDEEVDACDPFLEAEIRMLNPEILIPVGERALAELGRTYTTRPVTELELPDVHGERIRGRGFELVPMIDPRAQTDEQTQAWLEAFASLMASDYRQTKGRRGR; from the coding sequence ATGGACGAAGAGTGTCGAAACTGTCCGGCACTCTGTGAGACGCGCACGCAGGTCGTCCACGGCTACGGCGACGTGACGGCGGACTTTTGCGTCGTCGTGGAGCGACCGAGTCGTGGGGCCGACGAGGTGGGGGTTCCACTCGCGGAGCCGCAGTCGTCGGATGGGGGAGAGACGGACGCGGGAACCACGCTTCGACGACTCCTCGAGCGGCTGGCACTCTGTGACGCGACCACACCGCCGGAGCGGCCCGAACTCGAGAACGTCTACGTGACGATGCTCACGCGGTGTCGCCACCCGGAGCGACCGCCAACCGACGAGGAGGTCGACGCCTGCGACCCCTTCCTCGAGGCCGAAATTCGAATGCTCAATCCGGAGATCCTGATCCCCGTCGGCGAGCGGGCGCTCGCCGAACTGGGCCGAACGTACACGACGAGACCGGTCACTGAACTCGAGTTGCCGGACGTCCACGGCGAGCGGATCAGGGGTCGAGGGTTCGAACTCGTACCGATGATCGACCCGCGGGCACAGACCGACGAGCAGACGCAGGCGTGGCTCGAGGCGTTCGCGTCGCTGATGGCGAGTGACTATCGGCAGACGAAGGGACGACGCGGTCGGTGA
- a CDS encoding Mrp/NBP35 family ATP-binding protein, with product MDENAVRDRLREVEDPELGDDIVSLGLINELAVDDETARVDLALGAPYSPTESDIAAAVRRKLEAAGLEADLTASIPDRDDLPGEDQVLPNVKNVIAVASGKGGVGKSTVAVNLAAGLSQLGARVGLFDADVYGPNVPRMVDADEPPGATEDETLVPPEKYGVKLMSMAFLTGKDDPVIWRGPMVHKVITQLTEDVEWGHLDYLVVDLPPGTGDTQLTMLQTMPVTGAVVVTTPQDVALDDARKGLEMFATHETVVLGIVENMSTFACPDCGSHHDIFDTGGGEEFAETHELPFLGSVPLDPAVREGGDDGKPVVLADVDTGEAFREITENVANNTGIVHRQSVSPER from the coding sequence ATGGATGAAAACGCGGTTCGAGACCGTCTTCGGGAGGTCGAAGATCCGGAGCTCGGTGACGACATCGTCTCGCTCGGATTGATCAACGAGCTCGCGGTCGACGACGAGACGGCCCGCGTCGACCTCGCACTCGGGGCACCGTACTCGCCAACGGAGTCCGACATCGCCGCGGCAGTCCGTCGTAAACTCGAGGCAGCAGGCCTCGAAGCCGACCTCACGGCGAGCATTCCGGATCGCGACGATCTGCCGGGAGAAGATCAGGTGTTGCCGAACGTCAAGAACGTCATCGCCGTCGCGTCGGGCAAAGGTGGCGTCGGTAAGTCGACGGTCGCGGTCAACCTCGCGGCAGGGCTTTCTCAACTCGGTGCGCGCGTCGGGCTGTTCGACGCCGACGTCTACGGGCCGAACGTCCCGCGGATGGTCGACGCCGACGAGCCGCCGGGCGCGACCGAAGACGAGACGCTCGTGCCGCCGGAGAAGTACGGCGTGAAGCTGATGAGCATGGCATTCCTCACGGGCAAGGACGATCCGGTCATCTGGCGCGGCCCGATGGTCCACAAGGTTATCACGCAGTTGACCGAGGACGTCGAGTGGGGGCACCTGGATTACCTCGTCGTCGACCTGCCGCCGGGGACCGGTGACACCCAGTTGACGATGCTCCAGACGATGCCCGTGACGGGTGCCGTCGTCGTTACGACCCCACAGGACGTCGCACTCGACGACGCCCGAAAGGGACTCGAGATGTTCGCGACTCACGAGACGGTCGTCCTCGGCATCGTCGAGAACATGTCGACGTTCGCCTGTCCAGACTGTGGCAGTCACCACGACATCTTCGACACTGGCGGCGGCGAGGAGTTCGCCGAGACCCACGAGTTGCCGTTCCTCGGCTCGGTCCCGCTCGACCCGGCCGTGCGGGAGGGCGGCGACGATGGAAAACCGGTCGTCCTCGCAGACGTCGACACGGGCGAGGCGTTCAGGGAGATTACGGAGAACGTCGCCAACAACACGGGAATCGTCCACCGACAGAGTGTGTCCCCGGAGCGGTAA